GGTCGGCACCGATTCCTTTCTCGACATCCATCCCGACGACCGCGATCGCATGCGCGCCCTGTTCAGGCAGGTCGCGACCCAGGGCAGCGGCGCGCGCGCCGAATACCGCCTCATCGATGGCCGCGGCGGGACGTGCTTCCTCGAGTCCCAGTCCAACGTCGTCTGCGACGGCAGCGAGCCGCTGCGCGTGGTGGTGGTGTCGCGCGACGTGACCGAACGGCGGCGGTTGGAGGACACGCTCTCCCGCCTCAACCGGGAGCTGGAGTCGCGCATCGAGGCGCGCACGGCGCAGCTCTCCGCCGCCAAGGGCCAGCTGGAAGGCACCGTGGCCGAGCTGCAGGCGGCGCACGGCGAACTGCGGACGCGCGAAGAGGACGCCCGCCGCGCGCTGGAACGGGCGCGCGAGCTGCACGAGCTGAAGCTGCGCTTCGTGTCGATGACCAACCACGAGTTCCGCACGCCGCTCACCACGATCCTCTCCGCTTCGGAGCTGCTGCGCACCTATGACGGGCGCTTCTCGGAGAAGGAACGCCTCGAAATCCTGGACGACATCCGCAGCGCCGTCGGCCGCATGACCTTGATGCTCGACCAGGTGCTCACGATCAGCCGGTCCGACGCCGGCCGGCTGGAGTTCCAGCCCGAGCCGGTGTCCGTCACCGGGTTCGCGCGCGACCTGCTCGGCAAGCTGGAAAAGGCCGCCCTCGGCAGCCATCGCTTCGCCCTCGAATCGCAGGCGGCGGAAACGACCCGCCCGCTCGACGCCAGGCTGCTGACCCTGATCCTGCAGAACCTGCTCTCCAATGCAGTCAAGTACTCCGCCCACGGCAGCCAGGTCACGCTGCGGGTTGCCGCGGAGGCGGCCGCCACGGTATTCGAGGTTGCCGACGAGGGCATCGGCATCCCCGAGGAAGACCGGGCGAACCTGTTCAAGACCTTCTTCCGCGGCAGCAACGTCGGCCGGATTGCCGGCACCGGACTCGGCCTCGCCATCGTCAAGCGTGCGGTGCAGCGGCATGGCGGCGCCATCGCCTGCGAAAGCGTCCTGGGCGGCGGCTCCCGCTTCATCGTGCGCATTCCGCTTGTGCCGGGACCGGCCGCCTGAAAATCCCCCGACAGGAAAATCATCCCCCATGCAAAAGGAAACCGTCGTTCTGCTCCATGCCGCGTCGCTCGCGGGCCCCCTGTCCCTGCTCGCCGATCGACTGGCCGCCACGCACCGCGTCATCCGCGTCGGCCTGGACGCTGGCGCCGCACAACCGGCATCGAACCTGGCCGGACTGCTCGGCGGCGGTGCGGCGGCACATCTGGTCGCACAGGGCCCGGCCCTTGGGCATGCGCTGGGGCTGGCACAGGCCTGCCCGGATCGCATCTCCAGCCTGGCGCTCATCGAGCCCGTGCAAGCAGGCCGGACGTCATCCGCTGCGGTCTTCGGCATCGCCCAGCCCGTCTGCCTGGTCGGACGGATCCTCAGCGGGCTGCGCGTGCATGCCGAGATGCGCCGGCTCGGCGACGCCCTGGCAAACGCCGAACAGCACTTCTTCATCGACGATCCGACCGACGTGCGGGCGACCGACAGGAGCATCGCCGAACTGGTCCTCGCCTTCCTGCACCGTCACGGCAACGACGGCCGGCGCATGTCGGCGCCGCCTTTCCTGCGGGAATGCAGTCTGGCCGCGTAAGGCCATTGCGGCGCCCGGCCGCGCCATGATTTCCGTCCCCGTAAAAATGCCGCGTCTGCGCGGCATTTTTCATGGTGCCGGCGCATTCGTTTCGACACCTCTTGCTGTTGGCATCCGCCAACATCGCAACACACTGTATCAAAAGATTTTTTTCGCGATCGGTCCTCGGCTGTTGGTTTTCACCAACGCCGTCGGCCCGATGCAGGTTGCCACGAATCGGCTATTCGATTGTTTTTATTGTGTTTTATTCCATGGCATGGTCGTTGCGTAGTTGAGGGCACGGCAGATCGAAACTGCCTGATACCAGACTGAAAGGAGAACACCATGAGAACCCGCATCCTCGCCGCCGCCCTGATCGCGGCCCTGTCGCAAACCGCCTTCGCCGACAACGGCGCGTACTGGAACAACATCGACGCCGGCATGGCCAACATGCTGGAGACGAAGAAAGGCGCGCCGCTGCCGACCGGCGATTACTGGGCAGCCGTCCAGGCCGGCTTCGACAACATGCTCAACCACACGCCCTATGCCGGCGAAACCGCGGTGACCGTCGCCCGCGGCGAGCCCGATCCGGTGGAAACCCTGCTGCATGCCATGGTGCGCAGCGAAGACCAGCCGGTGCGCGTGCGCGGCATCGACTCCCGGGACGACAACGTTGCCGCCGCCTTCGGCCGCATGCTGAATCACGCTCCCCATGAAGGCGAGACCGCGGTCACGGTTGCGCGCCAGCTGGACTACCGCGTCGACCGCCTCGTGATGGCCATGCGCAACGCCCGGCCGGCCGCCATCGAGGTCGCCGCGAAATGACCGGCCATAGCCTGACGGCCACCCGCCCGGGCGGCGAACGCACCGCACGGGACATGCGGGCCGACGCGCGCCCGTCGGCAGCCGGACTCGCCGACTCCCTCGTCTGGATCCGCCCGGCCGTCGCCTATCTGCTGGTGGCTGTCGCGCTCGGCGTGTACATGGGCGTCCAGGGCGACCACACGCTGCGCTCGGTACACGCGCACCTGAACGTGTTCGGCTGGGTCTCGCTGGCACTGATGGGGCTGATTTACGGCCAGCACCCGGAGATGGCGCGGAACCGGCTGGCACGGTCGCATTTCTGGCTGCAGAACCTCGGCCTGGCGATGATGATGCTGGCACTGACTTTCAAGCTGGCCGGCTATCCGCAGGCCGAACCGGTGCTCGGCATCGGCTCCGTCATGGCCGCGCTGGCGGTCGGCCTCTTCGCGGCAAACGTCTTCCGCGCGGCCCGCGCCTGAGCCTCAGCCGGGCGGCAGCCGCCGGCGCAGAAGTTCGCGCAGGTCGGCCAGCTCGTAGGGCTTGGTGATGTATTCGTCGGCGCCGCAGGCCAGCCCCTTGTGGCGCGTGTCCTTCTCCGCACTGGCGGTCAGGAAGCAGAACACCGTGCGCGCCGTGGGCGGATGGGCGCGAATCTCGCGCAAAACGGAAAAGCCGTCCATCTCCGGCATCATCAGGTCGCAGATGATCAGGTCGGGCACGCAGGCGATGGCGCTATCGACGCCCTGGCGCCCGTTCTCCGCCTCGAACACCTCATGACCTTCCAATGCCAGGAAGCGCCTGAGGTTGGAGCGGATGTCCTTTTCGTCCTCGATGATGAGCACTTTCGCCATGTCCGCTACCTCGGCAAGGTGACGTCGAAGCGGGAGCCCTTTCCCGGCGCGCTGCTGACCTCGATGCGGCCGCCGTGCAGGTCGACCGCCTTCTTGACGATGGCCAGGCCGAGGCCGGTGCCCGGCAGCGTACCGACGTTCTTCGCCCGATGGAAGGGTTCGAACAGGTGCGGGAGGTCCTCGTCCGGGATGCCGATGCCGCTGTCGGTCACCGTGAAGCGCAGCTGCGCCTCGTCGGCGCGCACCGCCAGCGCAACCGTGCCGCCATTCGGCGAATACTTCAGGCCGTTGGAGAGCAGGTTGCCGAGGATGAAGCGCGCCAGCTTCTCGTCGAGCAGCGCCTGGATGCCGTCGGCAGACATGTCGAAGACGATGCGGTCGCCGCGGCGCCCCTCGGCTTCCTCGGCGCGGACCGTCTCCCGGATCACCTTCGCGCAGAAGTCGCGCACGTCGAGCGGGGCGGGGTTGCATTCCAGGCGGTCGGCCTCCGCCTTGCCGATCACCAGGACGTCGTCCATCATCCGCGTCATGCGGCGCACCGCGCTCTCGACGGCATCGATCAGCTCGGCCCGCTCCGCCTCCGGCAGCTTGCCGCCGTAGTACTTCAGCAGCTCGGCCGAGGAGAGGATGGTCGCGAGCGGCGTGCGGAATTCGTGCGAGGTCATCGAGACGAAGCGCGACTTCAGGTAGTTGAGCTCCTTCTGCTTCTCCAGCGCGGCGCGGATCTCCTCCTCCGCCTGCTTGCGCGCCGTGATGTCCACGATGGTCCAGATCGAGCCGGCCCGCGGATTGTCCGGATCGATGTTGCGCCCCAGGGTCTGCGCCCAGAAGGACGTGCCGTCCCGCCGCACCATCTGCCACTCCACCGAGAACGGCTCGCCGCGCGCCATCACGGCATACCCTTGCTCGCCGAATTCCCGCCAGCTTTTCTCGTTCGGAAAAAGGATGCGCGAGGA
The window above is part of the Denitratisoma sp. genome. Proteins encoded here:
- a CDS encoding PAS domain-containing sensor histidine kinase, which encodes MLQKRSPVWTAADTAAPGLDEHCFHAVADSTSDMIAVLDAEGRRLYANPALARLLGETGSLVGTDSFLDIHPDDRDRMRALFRQVATQGSGARAEYRLIDGRGGTCFLESQSNVVCDGSEPLRVVVVSRDVTERRRLEDTLSRLNRELESRIEARTAQLSAAKGQLEGTVAELQAAHGELRTREEDARRALERARELHELKLRFVSMTNHEFRTPLTTILSASELLRTYDGRFSEKERLEILDDIRSAVGRMTLMLDQVLTISRSDAGRLEFQPEPVSVTGFARDLLGKLEKAALGSHRFALESQAAETTRPLDARLLTLILQNLLSNAVKYSAHGSQVTLRVAAEAAATVFEVADEGIGIPEEDRANLFKTFFRGSNVGRIAGTGLGLAIVKRAVQRHGGAIACESVLGGGSRFIVRIPLVPGPAA
- a CDS encoding response regulator, with protein sequence MAKVLIIEDEKDIRSNLRRFLALEGHEVFEAENGRQGVDSAIACVPDLIICDLMMPEMDGFSVLREIRAHPPTARTVFCFLTASAEKDTRHKGLACGADEYITKPYELADLRELLRRRLPPG